TCATCATCCAGCACGAATCGGGTGGTAATCCGTCGGCCACCAACAATTGGGACAGCAACGCCGCCAGCGGAACTCCCTCGATCGGCCTGATGCAGACCATCGGCCCGACCTTCAATTCCTATGCGTTGTCCGGACATCGCAACATTTACAACCCGGTCGACAATATCGTCGCGGGGGTCCGGTACGCGATCTCCCGCTACGGCTCGGTCAGCAATGTCCCGGGCGTGGTGGCCGTGCGCAGTGGCCGGGCCTATCGAGGCTACTGATGGCCGGCCCGCGAGATTCCCTCGAATCACCCGACGGCGACGGGCCGCAGACCGGAATCGCGACATCGGCGCCCCGGTCGCGGACCGCGCGCTCACCGGCGCCGGCGCCCGCCAAGCCGCGCGGGTCGATCCCGTCGACACTGCCCGGCACCGGGGCGGCCGCCGCGGCCCCGCCGAGTTCCACCGCGGTAGCCGCCGCCGCTCCGGCCGGAACCGCTTCCGCCGCAACCGCTTCGCTGGCCGGCGGTTCGGACCTGGCAATGCTGGCCGGTGCCGCCGGACCGCTGGCCATGGCCGCGATGAGCGCCTTGAATTCGATGGCCGGACATTACGGCGACGGGGCACCGACCGCGGACACCGGCCAGTCCTCGATGCCGCCGAGCCTGGCCGACACCGGCGCGCCGACCGGGCCGATCGCCTGGGACAGCGGTGCCGGGGCGCAGTATTCCGCTGCGCGGCAAGCCAATTCCGAGGAGTCCGGCGCTCTGGGCCAGATGAACGCGGAGCTGCGCCGAATTCTCGGTGGCACAGTCGAAGACACCCTGCAGGGCCGGGCGGCGATGGCGGCGATCATCGCCGAGGCCGATGCCGCCTTGACCGCCCTGGGCAAGGTGGGCGGTGGCGCGGCGGCGCAGAGCCAGGTGGTCGGCGCACTGGATGCGGCCCTGCAGCGAGCCGGGTCGGTACTGCACACCGGGCAGGCGCGGTCGGCCGTGTCCGCCGAGCAGATCAACGCGCTCGCCGCGCGCTACATCCGCGACTCCGGGGGCGGCCGCCCGACGCGGGTATATCGGCCGAGCGGTGCGAGCGGGGGCCCGCCGGGCGCCCGGCCGGCGGGAGCGGTGGGGCAATGGATCGATCAGGCGATACAGATTCTGCGGCAGAACGGATACGACACCAGCCGGATCGATCCGGCCGATATCGCCGCGATCATCCAGCACGAATCGGCGGGCAATCCGCATGCGATCAACAACTGGGACAGCAACGCCGCCGCGGGCACGCCGTCGAAGGGCCTGATGCAGACCATCGATCCGACGTTCAACGCGTATGCCCTGCCCGGACACCGGGATATCTGGAATCCGGTCGACAACATCATCGCCGGTGTCCGCTACGCGATATCCCGCTACGGCTCGGTCGATCAGGTGCCGGGCATCGTCGGTATGCACCGGGGAACGGGTTACGTCGGTTATTGAGTTCCCGGATCGGCTATTTCGCCCAGCGCGTGGCGTGGTAGCCACTGGGGAGATTGATCACCTTCACCACATCTCCGGTGCGCGGCGCCTCGACGCATTTGCCGTTGCCGATGTACATCATGACGTGACCGGGGTTTCCGTTGTTGAACTGCGCATCCGGGAAGATCAGGTCGCCGGGCTGAATCGCGTTCGCGGCGACCTTCGGCAGCTGGCGGTACTGCGCCGCGGCCACTCGTGGAATGTTGACACCCGCGGCCCTGGCCGCGTACTGCATCAGACCGGAGCAGTCGAAGGAATTGGGGCCCTCCGCACCCCAGACATAGGGATCGCCCTGCTGCTGCAGCGCCACCTGGACCGCCTTCTGCGCCGCGGTCGAGGCGGTCGCGGTGGTCCCGGTGTATTTCTTACCGACGAGGTTGTACATGTATTGCTTGGTGAGGCGGTTGATTTCGGAGGCCGCCTCCTTGGAGTTCGTACTGCCGCCGCTGACGATGTGGGTGGCCTTCTCGAGCGCCTTGGTGAGGATCTCGTGGACCTTCATCTGCCCGGCCTTGGTGTATGCCGCCGAGCCGAGTTCGGCCAGCTCGGTGTCGACATCGCGCAACAACTGGGTGACGGCCTTCTTGTCCAGCTTGTGCTTACCGGCGAGCTTGCGCATATAGCTCACCAGGTCGTTGTCGAGGGTGTTGAACGCCGCAGCCGCATTGCGCTGAAACAGTTGATGCGCCTTGACCTGGGAGACGGTTTTGCCGCTGCCCGTGCCGCTGCCGGAGCCGGTGCTGGTGTCGAGCTGTTTTCCGTTGCCGCCGGTCTCGGGTGTGGTCGGATCCTTATCGTCGTCGCCGTAGGTCTTCTTGAGTTTCTGCAACGCGTCGAGGGCTTGCTGCGCCTCCGGCGTCATGGCGCCGTTGGATCCGGATTGCTGTGCGCCCGAACCGTTCCCGCCGCCACCACCGCCGAGACCGGACAGAGCGGAGGCGAGCATGGGCAGCATGCTCATCCCGATCATCGCGGCCGGCATCAGCGACATCATGGTGTCCGGATCCAGCAATCCGCCGCCACCGTCGTGACCGTCTTCGCCCCGTCCCCCCGGCGATTGCGGTGAGACGGCTCCGGCACCGGTCCCCGGGGTGGCCGCCTGCACCGGGCCACCGGTACCCACGGTCGAGGCGCCCACACCCGACGGGATCGATCCCGTCGACGCTGGAGCCGCCGGGGCGGGCGGCGCCGCCGCGGAGGGGCCCGGAGTGGGCGGCGCGGCCTTCGCTCCCGGGTCGGCGGGCGGCGGCTGCTTACTCGCATCCGCCTGTGCCCCACCGGAACCCGGGGCGGGCGCGGCCGGGGTACCTACCGGACCGGGCTTCTGCCGGCCGGACTTGGTCCACGGCGTGCCCGGTTTCTGTTCGTCTCCGGAACTCTGGTCCGGCTCCTCGGCCGCCGGGTCCGGTTCCGGTACCGGGTCGAGCCCGGTATGCCACACTTCCGCACTGGTCATGATCCGCTCCCCAGCACCCGTTTCACTCGGACCCCGTTACCACTGGGCATCGCGATCTCCACGACACCACCGGATACCGGGTCGGCGGTCACCACCGCGGCCGGAGAGACCGCGATGCCCACCCTGGTCGGCGCATGCGACCGATAGTCCCAGAACACCAGATCCCCGGCCGAGGCCCGGTCCGGTTCCACCCGCTGCCCGCACACCGCTTGGGCGGCAACGGTATCCGGCAACACGACGACAGCGGAGACCCCGGTTCCGGGGGTCTGCGCGGACGGTCCGCAGCCCTCGGCGGCGGGCGCCATCTCCGCGCCGGCCCGACCCGCACTCGCGGCCGGATCGCGAGGCGCCGCGCCCAGCAGTCCGCAGCTGCCGGTCGTCCACACCGCCGACGCCTGGTAGATCACGTTCTTCGGCAGCACCGCCGTGCCCATCTGCTGCCCCACCTGCCCCAGCGCGAGTTGGCGGGCACAATCCACGGCGGCACCGGCGTTGGACACCCGCAACGCGGGCAATTGATACGGCGCGGACTGCATCGCGCTCACACAGTCCCGCTCCCAGCTCGAGATGTCGGGATCATCGGGGGCGATGGTCAGCCCGGCATAGGGATTGGTGGTGGGAATATCCGACGGCTGGAGCGTCTCGGTCGTTCCGGTATCGGTGTCGGTGTCGGTGACGTTCTCCTCGTCCGGTCCCAGCGCGCTGTCGCACTGATACCGGAAATCCGCGGAGGCCGCCGAACCGGAACTGTCGGCGGCGAGCACCAGCACGGTGCCCAGCCCGAACAGTGCCGCCACCGCGAGCAGCGCTATCCATACCCACGCCGGAATCATCGCGAGGAGTATGAAACGACCCAGCATTGCTAACCTTCCGGCCTCGTACTACGGCTGCAGATATCTCGCGACCTCAGCCATTCCGCTCTTCCAGTTGGGGTTGGCGTTGTTCTGGCCCCTCGGCGCCACCGAGTTCCACGGAGTTCCCTGAGCGCCACTGGCCCAGTGGTCGGTGTTCACCGCGTCGAAGACCAGCGTTCTGAGGTCCCTGATCCGGTTGGCATCGGTCACATCCTCCATCAGGTGTTCGGTCGATGCCTGAATGCGCTTGGCGTGCTCGTTGCCGATCCACTGACTCATACGGGCCGCGCGTTCGCGAGACAGCCTGGTAGTTCCGTCGATACCCACGCTGCGCAGGTGCTGGGCGGCTCTGTTGCTGGCGAGAGCTCCCTGGGTGAGGTCATCACCATCGATCACGGCCTGCAGGGCGACCATCTTTTCCTTCGTGGAATTCCGCATATAGTCCTCTACGAAATCGCGCTCGACGCCGGAGGACGCGCCACCGTCCAAGACGACACCGCCGCGCTTGAACCGCCGGAACGTCCGCGATGCCTGCTCCAGATTGGCGAAGTCCGCGGCGGTTTCCACCGCATCACCTTTACCGCTGACGAGCAGTCGCGCCGAGTTCTGGCTGCGCCGAAGCGCGGAGACCAGCAGACTGAGGTCCTTGTCCGCCACACTCTCGCTACTGGCGTTGTCGGCGATCATCTTCCGGGACCGGCCGACCAGATGGCCCAGTCGGTCGTTCTTCAGGCCGGCACCGAGCATCGCGCCGTGCGCATCGGCGATACCACCATCCGCGTCCAGCACGCCCTGTATCGCGCCGGCCATCCCGCGAATGGATTCGATCCCTCGCGAACCCCCGTATGCTCTGCCGCCTTTCCGGGCCTCCTGGCTCAGCGCCTCCCACTTCGCCATGGACTGGACATACCAGCCCCGGTTGCCGCCGAACCGCTTTTCGTCCACCCACGCCCCGGCCTGCGCTTCGGCCATCATCTTCTTCAGCCTCGACTGCGGGCGGAAACTGCCCGGAAGCCCACCGAGCATCCATTCGGTGATCGGCGAGTTGGCGAGTGTGCTCGCGCCGGCCATCGCAGCCATCATGACACCGCTACCCAGCTTGTGGTGTGCGCCCATCTCGCCCATCCCCAGCGCATGCCCGCCGGCGCCACCACCGCCGCCGCCGCCCGATCCCGGACGCTGGATGGCCAGTGCGACTCTGTTCGCGACCCACTCGTTTCCGCTGTCGAGGCTCGCGGTCAGCCTTCCGAACTGAAGGAACGCCACGACCATCACGATCGCGCCGATGACGAACACCGACATCTCCTGGCCCTTGGCCTGCCGGAAAAGATCCCCGAGGAACAACAGGTAGACACCGAGCGCCATGATCTGGACGCACATCCGTACCGCCGACATCGCGCCGTGCACGATGGCGCGCACCGCCAAGGTCTGAGTCGGCCCATACACGAATCCGCCCGCGGCGAATCCGAAAATCGATAGGAACCCCCAATACACCGAGTCCAGGGCCGACCAGATGATCTTGAGCGATAGGTACGCCGCGAAGATGAGCAGGATCGTCGCGGTGATCAACAGCAACAGGCCCGCGCCGATCTGCCCGAAGCTCGGATTGTCCGCCGCGCGGAAGGCCGCCTGATCTCCGCAGGACTTCATGCCGTCCTTGATCTTGCCTTCACTTCCCGACCGCACACCGGCCGACCAGGCCGCCGCGCATCCGGGGTGATCGTCGACGACATGCCCGAAATTCCAGACCTGCAAGGGCCGGCGGGCGAAGTTGTCGGCCATATCCTCCTGCAGGGTCGGCACCATGGCGGCCGGATCGGGATTGCTGTTGCCGTTCAGGCCCGCCGACACCGACAGTCCGACATTGCGCCCCTCGGCCAGTATTCCGTGCGAGGACAGCACCTCACCGAGTGGATCGGAGAGATACATCGGTCCGATGATCGCGAACACGAGCATGGTCAGTGCCTGGATCACGGCTTTGGCGTGGAAGCCGCGCTGGAAGAAGTAGGCCACGAAAAAAGCACCGAAGGTCGCGAACGTCATGAGCATGATCGGCGTCGCGAGTTGCCCCGACAGGGCATGTGCCACCCCGTTCAGGGGTGCGCTGAACACATTCATCCAGCCGAAATCGAGGACCCAGCCCACCAGCCAGGGCGGCAAGGTGACGAGCACCATGAAGAAGGCGAACAGCAGGCCGAGCACGATCGCCAGCCCCGTATTGCCGGGGTGGAAAATGCCGCCGTGGTTGGTGGCGTAGACGTAGTCTGCGAGCGAAACACCATAGGAGTCACGGACTTTCGTCCAACTGAGCGCCGAGTTGCCGCCCGGGCCGCTGTCGGTTTCGGTCTCGACGGCCGCGGTGGCGGCCGCACCGACCA
The genomic region above belongs to Nocardia spumae and contains:
- a CDS encoding lytic transglycosylase domain-containing protein, with the protein product MAGPRDSLESPDGDGPQTGIATSAPRSRTARSPAPAPAKPRGSIPSTLPGTGAAAAAPPSSTAVAAAAPAGTASAATASLAGGSDLAMLAGAAGPLAMAAMSALNSMAGHYGDGAPTADTGQSSMPPSLADTGAPTGPIAWDSGAGAQYSAARQANSEESGALGQMNAELRRILGGTVEDTLQGRAAMAAIIAEADAALTALGKVGGGAAAQSQVVGALDAALQRAGSVLHTGQARSAVSAEQINALAARYIRDSGGGRPTRVYRPSGASGGPPGARPAGAVGQWIDQAIQILRQNGYDTSRIDPADIAAIIQHESAGNPHAINNWDSNAAAGTPSKGLMQTIDPTFNAYALPGHRDIWNPVDNIIAGVRYAISRYGSVDQVPGIVGMHRGTGYVGY
- a CDS encoding C40 family peptidase codes for the protein MTSAEVWHTGLDPVPEPDPAAEEPDQSSGDEQKPGTPWTKSGRQKPGPVGTPAAPAPGSGGAQADASKQPPPADPGAKAAPPTPGPSAAAPPAPAAPASTGSIPSGVGASTVGTGGPVQAATPGTGAGAVSPQSPGGRGEDGHDGGGGLLDPDTMMSLMPAAMIGMSMLPMLASALSGLGGGGGGNGSGAQQSGSNGAMTPEAQQALDALQKLKKTYGDDDKDPTTPETGGNGKQLDTSTGSGSGTGSGKTVSQVKAHQLFQRNAAAAFNTLDNDLVSYMRKLAGKHKLDKKAVTQLLRDVDTELAELGSAAYTKAGQMKVHEILTKALEKATHIVSGGSTNSKEAASEINRLTKQYMYNLVGKKYTGTTATASTAAQKAVQVALQQQGDPYVWGAEGPNSFDCSGLMQYAARAAGVNIPRVAAAQYRQLPKVAANAIQPGDLIFPDAQFNNGNPGHVMMYIGNGKCVEAPRTGDVVKVINLPSGYHATRWAK